From Anopheles darlingi chromosome 2, idAnoDarlMG_H_01, whole genome shotgun sequence, the proteins below share one genomic window:
- the LOC125950948 gene encoding putative protein TPRXL, producing MATFHQRLVVLLLSMHLLVTCVLAIPSPATASAAAAKHDDGAKPTLDSDTGDDRELKSDDDGYDFFMIDQLFLNNPQYRQLISDLQAHTFGSNWRRKRDVSDSELPDAFRGEITEPPRTSTSVPSSSTTSSSSSTPVTSTTTSNVPTSGTSVSAAATAPLDIESNRDITSSSTNLPKAAALTSTKADVSTKSSSTTNGGTTTPLVTSTPSRGSTVSTSASYGSSGSTEPPTARNATLEMTTAAAPIRASTPRRLSHKNGSNKNKNKLSSTTNKPTSIPVGPNAVNVNKVSVSSNAVASSSSSSGSNAGSTPALQADAPVAIPATENGTSAGLAGNNKDKVGQP from the exons ATGGCGACCTTTCACCAGCGGTtggtagtgttgctgctgagtaTGCACCTTCTGGTGACGTGCGTCCTGGCGATCCCATCGCCGGCGACGGCAAGCGCAGCAGCGGCCAAGCACGATGACGGGGCGAAACCGACTCTGGACTCGGACACAGGCGATGATCGCGAGCTGAagagcgatgacgatgggtaCGACTTCTTCATGATCGATCAACTGTTCCTCAACAACCCGCAGTACCGCCAGCTGATCAGCGATCTGCAGGCGCACACCTTCGGTAGCAACTGGCGCCGAAAGCGGGACGTCTCGGACAGTGAGCTACCGGATGCGTTCCGTGGTGAGATCACCGAACCGCCGAGAACCTCGACCTCCGTACCTTCTTCGTCTAC caccagctcttCCAGCTCAACTCCCGTGacctctaccaccacctcgaATGTTCCAACGTCGGGAACGTCGGtgtccgctgctgctactgctccgcTTGATATCGAATCGAACCGTGACATTACCTCATCCTCCACCAACCTACCGAAGGCGGCCGCACTGACCAGCACCAAGGCGGACGTTTCGACGAAAAGCTCTTCCACGACCAACGGCGGCACCACGACACCGCTCGTGACCTCGACTCCATCGCGCGGCTCGACCGTCTCCACCAGCGCCTCGTATGGGTCATCCGGCTCGACGGAACCGCCAAcggcacgcaacgcaacgctcgagatgacgacggcggccgcACCGATCCGTGCCAGCACACCGAGACGCCTTTCGCACAAGAACGGTtcgaacaaaaacaagaacaaactGTCGTCGACCACCAACAAACCGACCAGCATACCGGTCGGCCCGAACGCGGTCAACGTGAACAAGGTCAGTGTCAGCAGCAATgccgtggccagcagcagcagtagcagcggcagcaacgctGGCAGCACCCCGGCACTCCAGGCCGACGCACCGGTAGCGATCCCGGCGACCGAAAATGGAACTTCCGCTGGATTGGCTGGGAACAACAAAGATAAGGTAGGTCAACCATGA